A section of the Telopea speciosissima isolate NSW1024214 ecotype Mountain lineage chromosome 3, Tspe_v1, whole genome shotgun sequence genome encodes:
- the LOC122655353 gene encoding proline-, glutamic acid- and leucine-rich protein 1-like: protein MARLRLHNLRKKTRPTRFRMSKRKAPNLVLVTALRRWRIEKQRELHHLALAAHRALPAPPAPPAATTLPAPPAPLGLAAPPSPPAPAVAAVPLALAVPPTAPPVPATPPVAPAVPPVPPVPPITPPSPPAPPAPAVPPPVLPAYGGGTFDDPILVDNIPNICIVLSSNDEEEDVEEIVFEEEYDEEEEDPEEDSEEDPEEDAEEDPEEEYDPTDDEEEEEAETD from the coding sequence ATGGCAAGACTAAGGTTACACAATCTGAGGAAAAAAACTCGCCCCACTCGTTTTAGGATGAGTAAGAGAAAAGCACCTAATCTTGTGCTTGTTACAGCTTTACGGAGATGGCGCATTGAAAAGCAGAGAGAGCTGCATCATCTTGCTTTGGCAGCTCATAGAGCTCTACCAGCTCCACCTGCTCCACCTGCAGCAACAACTCTACCTGCTCCACCTGCACCACTTGGTCTAGCAGCTCCACCTTCTCCACCAGCTCCAGCAGTTGCAGCAGTTCCACTCGCCCTAGCAGTTCCACCAACAGCTCCACCTGTTCCAGCAACTCCACCAGTAGCTCCAGCAGTTCCACCTGTCCCACCAGTTCCACCAATAACTCCACCTTCTCCACCTGCTCCACCAGCTCCAGCAGTTCCACCACCAGTACTACCTGCCTATGGTGGTGGTACTTTTGATGATCCGATTCTGGTAGACAACATACCAAACATTTGCATTGTCTTGTCAtcaaatgatgaagaagaagatgtggaAGAGATTGTCTTTGAAGAAGagtatgatgaagaagaagaagatccagAAGAAGATTCAGAGGAAGATCCAGAAGAAGATGCAGAAGAAGATCCTGAAGAAGAGTATGATCCAACagatgatgaggaagaggaagaggcagAGACAGACTGA